Proteins encoded in a region of the Spiroplasma endosymbiont of Amphimallon solstitiale genome:
- the rpsK gene encoding 30S ribosomal protein S11: MNIKTTVKKKIKVNPNFIKAKAFIKASFNNTIVTITDLNGNVIAWSSAGAVGFKGTRKSTPHSAQLAAEAAGKTAMEHGVKILSVFVNGTGLGREPSIRSLQAVGFEIKDLNDVTPIPHNGCRPPKKPRK; the protein is encoded by the coding sequence ATGAATATAAAAACAACAGTAAAGAAAAAAATTAAAGTTAATCCTAATTTTATTAAAGCAAAAGCATTTATTAAAGCAAGTTTTAATAATACTATTGTTACTATTACTGATCTTAATGGTAATGTTATTGCTTGATCAAGTGCTGGAGCAGTAGGTTTCAAAGGAACTCGTAAATCAACTCCTCACTCAGCACAGTTAGCAGCTGAAGCTGCAGGTAAAACTGCTATGGAACACGGAGTTAAAATTTTAAGTGTTTTTGTTAATGGAACAGGACTAGGAAGAGAACCATCAATTCGTAGTTTACAAGCAGTAGGTTTTGAAATCAAAGATTTAAATGATGTGACACCAATCCCTCATAATGGTTGTCGTCCACCAAAAAAACCAAGAAAATAA
- a CDS encoding energy-coupling factor transporter transmembrane component T family protein: MKVSFGRYLPLNSIIHRVDPRIKLLVLICLIASLFFHTGFEGYALIGFTVITIFFCAKLPFMMLLKLMRPILFMAFILFIINCFLTDGPNVGMIWRWHGIKVSYKAIFVSIYIALRIYLMILITTILTTTTQPLDLTLALEDLMLPLKLIKFPVHIISMIISIALRSIPTLLDEAGRILKAQASRGVDLKNGHFKEKVKSLVSLIIPLLVSSFQKAEDLAYAMDSRGYDPQGKRTRFRQYHIDFKDIFFFIIGVGLLAFLISYTYHPEIFWRIPFIDDYYSQ, encoded by the coding sequence ATGAAAGTTAGTTTTGGTCGTTATTTACCTTTAAATTCAATCATTCATCGTGTAGATCCAAGAATTAAATTACTAGTTTTAATTTGTTTAATTGCTTCACTTTTTTTTCATACTGGTTTTGAAGGTTACGCTCTTATTGGTTTTACTGTTATAACAATTTTCTTTTGTGCAAAATTACCTTTTATGATGTTATTAAAATTAATGCGCCCCATTTTATTTATGGCATTTATTTTATTTATAATTAACTGTTTTTTAACTGATGGCCCTAATGTAGGAATGATTTGACGTTGGCATGGTATTAAAGTATCGTATAAAGCTATATTTGTTAGTATTTATATTGCTCTTAGAATTTATTTAATGATTTTAATTACAACAATTTTAACAACCACAACTCAACCATTAGATTTAACATTAGCATTAGAAGATTTAATGTTACCACTAAAATTAATTAAATTTCCAGTACATATTATTTCAATGATTATTTCTATTGCTCTTCGTTCAATTCCTACATTATTAGATGAAGCGGGCAGAATTTTAAAAGCGCAAGCATCACGTGGTGTAGATTTAAAAAATGGTCATTTTAAAGAAAAAGTTAAATCGTTAGTATCATTAATTATTCCCTTATTAGTTTCTTCATTTCAAAAAGCAGAAGATTTAGCATACGCTATGGATTCAAGGGGTTATGATCCACAAGGTAAAAGAACACGTTTTCGTCAATACCATATTGATTTTAAAGATATATTTTTCTTTATTATTGGTGTAGGATTATTAGCATTTCTTATATCTTATACTTATCATCCAGAAATATTTTGAAGAATTCCATTTATTGATGATTATTATTCACAATAA
- a CDS encoding M60 family peptidase N-terminal accessory domain-containing protein translates to MKKMIVANAQGIVEENLTKEQKVLNHSKFTPTGIFVVKGSKITIKLLENDESLLSIFIGQWGSYKNLNDGQSLKPKEYVINEENQTIISEIDGMLYLYNKNEYTDYEVLITAESEIESEIEDLTFVSSKIINEEYNEILNNNINSRFAKIVVEDPIEVPTFVVDTTTNEEFQQMLYDNIESPFVEIIGEHVFGTFQMELAKELWIYEDPNNYNINETFTRLDKVYELTSTVSGLNLEYNFNFVEK, encoded by the coding sequence ATGAAAAAAATGATTGTTGCTAATGCACAAGGTATTGTTGAAGAAAATCTTACTAAGGAACAAAAAGTACTTAATCATTCTAAATTTACTCCAACAGGAATTTTTGTAGTTAAAGGATCAAAAATAACAATAAAATTATTAGAAAATGATGAATCTTTACTTAGCATCTTTATTGGACAATGAGGAAGTTATAAAAATTTAAATGATGGTCAAAGTTTAAAACCAAAAGAGTATGTTATTAATGAAGAAAATCAAACTATTATTTCTGAAATAGATGGTATGTTGTATCTATATAATAAAAATGAATATACTGATTATGAAGTATTGATTACTGCTGAATCAGAAATTGAATCAGAAATAGAAGATTTAACATTTGTTTCTAGTAAAATAATAAATGAAGAATATAATGAAATATTAAATAATAACATTAATTCACGATTTGCTAAAATTGTTGTTGAAGATCCAATAGAAGTTCCAACATTTGTTGTTGATACAACAACAAATGAAGAATTTCAACAAATGTTATATGATAATATAGAATCACCATTTGTTGAAATTATTGGAGAACATGTTTTTGGAACATTTCAAATGGAACTTGCAAAAGAATTATGAATATATGAAGATCCTAATAACTATAATATTAATGAAACATTTACTCGTTTAGATAAAGTTTATGAATTAACAAGTACAGTTAGTGGATTAAATTTAGAATATAACTTTAATTTTGTAGAAAAGTAA
- the rpsM gene encoding 30S ribosomal protein S13, protein MTSNTNNASRRIAQVNIPGNQHTVIGLTRIYGIGRSKSSEILKELKIEETKKINELTEKELSSISQLIEKKYKTEGELRREVSLNIKRLMEIGCYRGIRHRKGLPARGQSTKTNARTCKGPRKTVANKKKAS, encoded by the coding sequence ATGACATCAAATACTAACAATGCAAGTCGAAGAATTGCGCAAGTAAATATTCCTGGAAATCAACATACAGTAATTGGTTTAACAAGAATTTATGGAATTGGTCGCAGCAAATCTTCAGAAATATTAAAAGAACTAAAAATTGAAGAAACTAAAAAAATTAATGAATTAACAGAAAAAGAATTAAGTTCAATTAGTCAATTAATTGAAAAGAAATATAAAACTGAAGGTGAACTAAGACGTGAAGTGTCTTTAAACATTAAGAGATTAATGGAAATTGGATGTTATCGTGGTATTCGTCATCGTAAAGGATTACCAGCCAGAGGACAATCAACAAAAACTAATGCAAGAACTTGCAAGGGACCACGTAAAACGGTTGCTAACAAGAAAAAAGCAAGTTAA
- the infA gene encoding translation initiation factor IF-1, which produces MAKPKQVVKPKVQKVKKTNDSTIECEGIVIEVLPNARFKVKLNEYDFTPIVRPSGRMQTHKIKIIKGDHVKVELSTYNLTEGRITFRNRMATTHLLINKDDENKEN; this is translated from the coding sequence ATGGCTAAACCAAAACAAGTAGTTAAACCCAAAGTTCAAAAAGTAAAAAAAACTAATGATAGTACTATTGAATGTGAAGGTATAGTAATAGAAGTCTTACCTAATGCTAGATTTAAAGTAAAGTTGAATGAATATGACTTTACTCCTATTGTAAGACCATCGGGTCGTATGCAAACACATAAAATTAAAATTATCAAAGGTGATCATGTAAAAGTTGAATTATCAACTTATAATTTAACTGAAGGACGAATTACTTTTCGTAACAGAATGGCTACTACACATTTACTGATAAATAAAGATGATGAAAACAAAGAAAACTAA
- the map gene encoding type I methionyl aminopeptidase: protein MVSIKSQSEIQNIKAASQVVALIHKELAKIIKVGITGKMLDKVAAQIIKENNAVPSFLNYHGFPATICVSVNEQLIHGIPNDKPFKMNDIVKIDAGAAVNGYHADAAFTMCVGGKPTPEQAKLINVTKESLNKAIAIIAPGVRIGDISNTIQTYVESEGFYLPTSYTGHGIGKKLHEDPAIPNVGKPNTGIKLQSGMTICIEPMVQTTTDKILVLSDEWTVVAADKQQTAHFEHTILVTNDGCEVLTILNENQKNNEECN, encoded by the coding sequence ATGGTTAGCATTAAAAGTCAAAGTGAAATTCAAAATATCAAAGCTGCTAGTCAAGTAGTAGCACTTATTCATAAAGAGTTAGCAAAGATAATAAAAGTTGGGATAACGGGTAAAATGCTTGATAAAGTGGCAGCACAAATTATTAAAGAAAATAATGCTGTACCTTCTTTTTTAAATTATCATGGGTTTCCTGCCACAATTTGTGTTTCAGTTAATGAACAATTAATTCATGGCATTCCTAATGATAAACCTTTTAAAATGAATGATATTGTGAAAATTGATGCTGGTGCTGCTGTTAATGGTTATCATGCAGATGCTGCCTTTACAATGTGTGTTGGTGGTAAACCAACACCAGAACAAGCAAAACTTATTAATGTGACTAAAGAGTCATTAAATAAAGCAATAGCAATTATTGCACCAGGAGTTAGAATTGGTGATATTAGTAACACCATTCAAACTTATGTAGAAAGCGAAGGCTTTTATTTACCAACATCATATACTGGGCATGGTATTGGTAAAAAACTCCACGAAGACCCAGCTATTCCTAATGTTGGTAAGCCCAACACTGGAATAAAATTGCAGTCAGGAATGACAATTTGTATTGAACCAATGGTTCAAACAACAACTGATAAAATTCTGGTTTTAAGTGATGAGTGAACAGTAGTTGCTGCTGATAAACAGCAAACTGCTCACTTTGAACACACTATCCTAGTAACTAATGATGGATGTGAAGTACTAACAATACTTAATGAAAATCAAAAAAATAATGAGGAATGTAATTAA
- the rpmJ gene encoding 50S ribosomal protein L36: protein MKVQASVKKICDKCQPIKRKKRNVIICKNPKHKQRQG, encoded by the coding sequence ATGAAAGTACAAGCATCAGTTAAAAAAATTTGTGACAAATGTCAACCAATCAAACGTAAAAAACGTAATGTAATCATTTGTAAAAATCCTAAACATAAGCAACGTCAAGGATAG
- a CDS encoding energy-coupling factor transporter ATPase, whose amino-acid sequence MSKSKISLSLKNVEFRYKPEYNNAVDNVSFDINHGEYITIIGHNGSGKSTLSKIIIGVLHKQKGTIQLFGETITNKNIKQLRRHLGIIFQNPDNQFIGSTVRDDIAFGLENHLVEPSDMPAIIDRVSRAVGMEKYLDHEPLWLSGGQKQRVAIASVLALEPDIIIFDEATSMLDPKGKREVKEIMLKLQEQRNKTIISITHDMDEIINADKIIVMNKGKLVRYGTPSEILKEWEFLQSIHLDIPFVLKVSLGLKNKGININETLSEEELISSLCQLNSKK is encoded by the coding sequence ATGAGTAAATCTAAAATTTCATTAAGTTTAAAAAATGTTGAATTTCGTTATAAACCAGAATACAATAACGCTGTTGATAATGTTAGTTTTGATATTAATCATGGTGAATATATTACTATAATTGGTCATAATGGTAGTGGTAAGTCAACACTTTCAAAAATTATTATTGGTGTTTTACACAAACAAAAAGGTACAATTCAATTATTTGGTGAAACAATTACTAATAAAAACATTAAACAATTACGTCGTCACTTAGGTATTATTTTTCAAAATCCTGATAATCAATTTATAGGTTCAACTGTTCGTGATGATATTGCTTTTGGCTTGGAAAATCATTTAGTTGAACCCAGTGATATGCCAGCAATTATTGACAGAGTTTCTAGGGCAGTGGGTATGGAAAAATATTTAGATCATGAACCACTATGATTATCTGGTGGTCAAAAACAACGTGTAGCTATTGCTTCAGTTTTAGCTTTAGAACCTGATATTATTATTTTTGATGAGGCAACTAGTATGCTTGATCCAAAAGGTAAACGAGAAGTTAAAGAAATTATGTTAAAATTACAAGAACAACGCAATAAAACTATTATTTCTATTACTCATGATATGGATGAAATTATTAATGCCGATAAAATTATTGTTATGAATAAAGGTAAATTAGTTCGTTATGGAACTCCATCTGAAATATTAAAAGAATGAGAGTTTTTACAAAGTATTCATTTAGATATTCCTTTTGTTTTAAAAGTATCGTTAGGTTTAAAAAATAAGGGAATTAATATTAATGAAACATTAAGTGAAGAGGAGCTGATTTCTAGCTTATGTCAATTAAATTCAAAGAAGTAA
- a CDS encoding IS30 family transposase, protein MYKYLTIESIIAIKEYKSYGFSIRKIAKAIDYSKSTVHRVCRLLNQNLLPLEILNKIQKNKQNAGRKLIILTLIEINTINHLLITKNYALDIIANFLKENKIKSISTKTLYNMFKTNRMGFDENNLLRKGKNKPHKQKETRGRINNCKSIHERNLIIPNIKNIEEFGHLEGDTIIGKDHKSSIITLADIWSKTTIPLATKNNKSENITKSIIKFISKLQKGTVKTITFDRGKEFSKWKLIEKNCNVKIYFADPGKPCQRGLNENNNGILRRYLPKSTDLSSYKQKDLNTIAFQINSTPRKSLSYKRPIDLIQLF, encoded by the coding sequence ATGTATAAGTATCTGACTATTGAATCAATAATAGCAATAAAAGAATATAAAAGTTATGGATTTTCGATTCGTAAAATAGCAAAAGCCATTGATTATAGTAAATCAACTGTACATAGAGTTTGTAGATTATTAAATCAAAACTTATTACCATTAGAAATATTGAATAAAATTCAAAAAAATAAACAAAATGCAGGTAGAAAATTAATAATTTTAACTTTAATAGAAATTAATACTATTAATCATTTGTTAATTACTAAAAATTATGCTCTTGATATAATTGCTAATTTTTTAAAGGAAAATAAAATAAAAAGTATTTCAACAAAAACTTTATATAACATGTTTAAAACAAATCGAATGGGTTTTGATGAAAATAACTTATTGAGAAAAGGAAAAAATAAACCTCACAAACAAAAAGAAACTAGGGGCAGAATTAATAATTGTAAGTCTATTCATGAAAGAAATTTAATCATTCCTAATATTAAAAATATAGAAGAATTTGGTCATTTAGAAGGTGATACTATCATTGGTAAAGATCATAAAAGTTCTATTATTACTTTAGCTGATATATGATCAAAAACCACAATTCCTTTAGCAACTAAAAATAATAAATCAGAAAATATTACAAAAAGTATAATAAAATTTATTTCAAAGTTACAAAAAGGAACAGTTAAAACTATTACTTTTGATCGTGGTAAAGAATTTAGTAAATGAAAATTAATCGAAAAAAATTGTAATGTTAAGATTTATTTTGCAGATCCTGGTAAACCTTGTCAAAGAGGTTTAAATGAAAATAATAATGGTATTTTAAGAAGATATTTACCAAAATCTACAGATCTATCTTCATATAAACAAAAAGATTTAAATACTATAGCATTTCAAATTAATTCTACACCCAGAAAATCACTATCTTATAAAAGACCAATAGATTTAATACAATTATTTTAA
- the rplQ gene encoding 50S ribosomal protein L17: MSYINDIGRNSAKVDAEIRNLASELIVHGKLVLLEKRAKRLQTFIEPLVTLAKRGDLHSRRMAIAKLRKITTKEHPKDGVIPTLFGNIAERYKDRKGGYTKLIKVDNRTGDNAPMVLITFV; the protein is encoded by the coding sequence ATGTCATATATTAACGATATTGGAAGAAATAGTGCTAAAGTAGATGCTGAAATCCGTAATTTAGCAAGTGAATTAATTGTTCATGGAAAATTAGTTTTGTTAGAAAAAAGAGCAAAAAGATTACAAACATTTATTGAACCTTTAGTAACGTTAGCTAAACGTGGTGATTTGCATTCAAGAAGAATGGCAATTGCTAAATTGCGTAAAATTACAACTAAAGAGCATCCAAAGGATGGTGTTATTCCAACATTATTTGGCAATATTGCTGAAAGATATAAAGACCGTAAAGGTGGATATACAAAGTTAATTAAAGTAGATAATAGAACTGGTGATAATGCACCAATGGTATTAATTACTTTTGTTTAA
- a CDS encoding DNA-directed RNA polymerase subunit alpha, protein MEQQFLKPKFSLNSENSAINYSEFIVSQLERGYGTTLANALRRTLLSSVPGISVYAIRISGVSHEFTAVKGVIENVSEIILNVKDLVLAFDGDIQKDEKIANLKISITGEQDITAGDIICPTDVRVVNPELIIARTTSRNVLFEMELMVKKSRGYSSFEENKKEIANSSGIIAIDSNFSPVEKVDYKIEPVTKTLKGIEYEKLILGVQTNGSVKAASAIAMAAKILMSHIEFFVNLDDNVKNFEVISITNEQENNDLNKALEELNLTVRSYNCLKRDGYKTLGDIVSKSLDEIKQIKHLGSKSIKEIEDCVSKHNLEFSIKN, encoded by the coding sequence ATGGAACAACAATTTTTAAAACCAAAATTTAGTTTAAACAGTGAAAATAGTGCTATTAATTACAGTGAATTTATTGTGAGTCAATTAGAACGTGGTTATGGAACAACTTTAGCTAATGCCTTAAGAAGAACATTATTATCTTCAGTACCAGGTATTTCTGTATATGCAATTAGAATAAGTGGTGTATCTCATGAATTTACTGCAGTTAAAGGTGTAATTGAAAATGTTTCTGAAATAATTTTAAATGTTAAGGACTTAGTTTTAGCTTTTGATGGTGATATTCAAAAGGACGAAAAAATTGCTAATTTAAAAATTAGTATTACTGGTGAACAAGATATTACTGCTGGAGATATTATTTGTCCAACTGATGTTAGAGTAGTTAATCCAGAATTAATTATTGCTCGAACAACTTCAAGAAATGTTCTTTTTGAAATGGAATTAATGGTAAAGAAATCTCGTGGTTATTCTTCATTTGAGGAAAATAAAAAAGAAATTGCTAATAGTTCAGGCATTATTGCTATTGATTCAAACTTTTCACCCGTTGAAAAAGTTGATTATAAAATTGAACCTGTAACTAAAACATTAAAAGGTATTGAATATGAAAAATTAATTCTTGGTGTACAAACTAATGGTTCAGTTAAAGCAGCATCAGCTATTGCAATGGCAGCTAAAATTTTAATGAGTCATATTGAATTTTTTGTTAATTTAGATGATAATGTTAAAAACTTTGAAGTTATTTCAATTACTAATGAGCAAGAAAATAATGATTTAAACAAAGCCTTAGAAGAATTGAATTTAACTGTTCGTTCATACAATTGTTTAAAACGTGATGGTTATAAAACTTTGGGTGATATTGTAAGTAAAAGTTTAGATGAAATTAAACAAATTAAACATTTAGGTTCAAAATCAATTAAAGAAATTGAAGATTGTGTATCAAAACATAATTTAGAGTTTTCTATTAAAAACTAA
- a CDS encoding energy-coupling factor transporter ATPase, with protein sequence MSIKFKEVSYTYSPKTPYQYQALKDITIEIVEQKIVAIIGETGSGKSTMIQHINGLLVPMAGSVAINDFIIKANQKKIRDIKKIRKQIGLVFQFPEYQLFEETIERDIMFGPVNFGEKKDKARELAKKYINLVGLDETYLSRSPFDLSGGQKRRVAIAGILALQGHTLILDEPTAGLDPDGEKELINLFYDLNHKENKTIILVTHNMNHVLMVADEVIVLHNTQIYKKADPITIFRDKKLITETGIEPPKIYSFLYKLEAAGFDTSKITARSDSELIDQLSKILSKKNSNKK encoded by the coding sequence ATGTCAATTAAATTCAAAGAAGTAAGTTATACTTATTCTCCAAAAACCCCTTATCAATATCAAGCATTAAAAGATATTACTATTGAAATTGTTGAACAAAAAATAGTTGCTATTATTGGTGAAACTGGTAGTGGTAAATCAACTATGATTCAACATATTAATGGTTTATTAGTTCCAATGGCAGGTTCAGTTGCTATTAATGATTTTATTATTAAGGCTAATCAAAAAAAAATTCGTGATATTAAAAAAATACGTAAACAAATTGGCTTAGTTTTTCAATTTCCCGAATATCAGTTATTTGAAGAAACTATTGAACGAGATATTATGTTTGGACCAGTTAATTTTGGTGAGAAAAAAGATAAAGCACGAGAGTTAGCAAAAAAATATATTAATTTGGTTGGATTAGACGAAACATACTTATCAAGAAGTCCATTTGATTTGTCTGGTGGTCAAAAACGAAGAGTTGCTATTGCTGGTATTTTGGCATTACAAGGTCATACTTTAATTTTAGATGAACCAACAGCAGGACTTGATCCCGATGGTGAAAAAGAATTAATTAATTTATTTTATGATTTAAATCATAAAGAAAATAAAACTATTATTTTAGTAACTCATAATATGAATCATGTACTAATGGTTGCTGATGAAGTTATTGTATTACATAATACACAGATTTATAAAAAAGCAGATCCAATTACTATTTTTAGAGATAAAAAATTAATTACCGAAACCGGAATTGAGCCACCAAAAATTTATAGTTTTTTATATAAATTAGAAGCAGCAGGATTTGATACATCAAAAATTACTGCTAGAAGTGATTCAGAATTAATTGACCAGTTATCAAAAATATTATCCAAAAAAAATAGCAATAAAAAGTAA
- a CDS encoding DUF402 domain-containing protein, translating to MYMYLKEGQILSIHAYKHNGDLYRSWNNSIVLEDTEKYLVLVNENVTITEINGRKWTTVDPAIWLFFKNDWYNIICMIRNDGVQYYCNIASPFILDSQTVKYIDYDLDVKVFPNRSYKLLDLKEFKTNRRIWKYPIPLQNILWQNINKLKKGIKKNEINLFNDDVILNYWKNYQNQSLQK from the coding sequence ATGTATATGTACCTTAAAGAAGGGCAAATACTTTCAATTCATGCATATAAGCATAATGGCGATTTATATCGTAGTTGAAATAATTCAATTGTTTTAGAAGATACTGAAAAATATTTAGTTTTAGTAAATGAGAATGTAACAATTACTGAAATTAATGGTCGTAAATGAACAACCGTTGATCCAGCAATTTGGTTATTTTTTAAAAATGATTGATACAATATTATTTGTATGATTCGTAATGATGGTGTTCAATATTATTGTAATATTGCCAGTCCCTTTATTTTAGATTCGCAAACAGTTAAATACATTGATTATGATTTAGATGTTAAAGTATTTCCTAATCGTTCTTATAAACTGTTAGATTTGAAAGAATTTAAAACTAATCGTCGAATATGAAAGTATCCAATACCTTTACAAAATATATTATGACAAAATATAAATAAATTAAAAAAAGGAATTAAGAAAAATGAAATTAATTTATTTAATGATGATGTAATTTTAAATTATTGAAAAAATTATCAAAACCAAAGTTTGCAAAAATAG